The Fusobacterium polymorphum genome segment TTACTATGTTGTAGTTATACTAGCTTTAGGGGTTTCCAGCAATTCAAGTAGTATTGGATAGCTTTTTTAAGTCGCTATCTCTACATACATATTTCTATATATGCTGACTATACTTAATGGTCTAACTCATGACTGAAGTCACAAGTGTGCGACCATATTTTTAATCAAGTGAAGTCATATAGTTACCAACTAAAGTTTTAGCAACTTCTACTCCTTTATCTTTTAATAAATCTTGAAGATGATTATTTATAATAAATAATTCAATTAAAGTTGTTTCTCCAAGTCCATTTACTAAAACTGCAAATCTATCTCCTTTTTGAGCATTAGACTCAGCATAAACTTTTTCAAATAATTTTTCAGTAAATTCATTAGCTGTTGTCATTTTTTCTCTATGAGTTCCAGGCTCTCCATGTATTCCTAAACCAATTTCAACTTCATCATCTGCTATTTCAAAACTTTCTTTACCAGTTGTAAAAACTGTACAAGGTTTTAAAGACATACCCATAGTTTTTAAATTTTTGACAACTTTATTTCCAAGTTCCACTAACTTATCTAAATCATAACCTTTTTCAGCAGCAGCTCCTAAAATTTTATGAACAAAGATAGTTCCTGCTATTCCTCTTCTACCAACAGTATAAGTACTATTTTCAACTGCAATATCATCATCAACCACAACTTGTTTTACAGTTATTCCTTCTGCTTGAGCCATTTCTCCAGCCATTTCAAAGTTCATTATATCTCCACTATAATTTTTAATTATAAGAAGAACACCTTTTCCTGCATCAACAGCTTTTATAGCATTATAGACTTTATCAGCTCCAGGAGAAGTGAATATTTCTCCACATACTGCTGCATCTAACATTCCATAACCAACATAGCCAGCATGAGCAGGCTCATGTCCACTTCCTCCACCACTAATTAAAGCAACTTTATCAACTTTTTTATTTTTTCTGATAATTATAGGTTCATTTTCTACTCTTGAAACTTTATCAGGAAAAGCTTTTATCATTCCTTGTACAACTTCTTCTACAATATTATTTTTGTCATTTATAAGTTTTTTCATATATACCTCCAATTATAATTATTTATAAAAAAGGGCAAAATTATACTGGTTAAGTATAATCTCGCCCCCTTTCATTTATATTATTCTTCCCATTTCTTAGTTCTTTCAACAGCTTTTAACCAACCAGCATATTTTTTATCTCTTTCTTCTTTTGACATATTAGGTGAAAATTCTTTATCCAATACCCATTTTTGTTTAATTTCATTTTTATTTTCCCAAAATCCAACTGCAAGTCCTGCAAGATAAGCTGCTCCTAATGCTGTTGTTTCTAAAACAGTAGGTCTTTTTACAGATTCTCCTAAGATATCAGCTTGAAATTCCATTAAGAAATTATTAGCAGCTGCTCCACCATCGACTTTAAGTCCATTTAATTTTATTCCAGAATCTTCTTCCATAGCCTTTAGAACATCTTTTGTTTGATAAGCTATTGATTCCAAAGTTGCTCTTATAATATGGTTTTTATTTGCTCCACGAGTTAAACCTAAAATTGCTCCTCTTGCATACATATCCCAATAAGGTGCTCCTAATCCTACAAATGCTGGAACTACATATACTCCTGCACTATCTTTAACTTTTCTAGCGAAATATTCAGTATCTTTTGAATCAGAAATTAATTTTAATTCATCTCTTAGCCATTGAACACTAGCACCACCTACAAAAACACTTCCTTCAAGTGCATATTGAACTTTTCCATTAAGTCCTATTGCAATAGTTGTAATAAGTCCATTGTTACTCTTTACAAATTTTTCTCCTGTATTCATAAGCAAGAAACAACCTGTTCCATAAGTATTTTTAGATTCTCCTTC includes the following:
- the dhaK gene encoding dihydroxyacetone kinase subunit DhaK: MKKLINDKNNIVEEVVQGMIKAFPDKVSRVENEPIIIRKNKKVDKVALISGGGSGHEPAHAGYVGYGMLDAAVCGEIFTSPGADKVYNAIKAVDAGKGVLLIIKNYSGDIMNFEMAGEMAQAEGITVKQVVVDDDIAVENSTYTVGRRGIAGTIFVHKILGAAAEKGYDLDKLVELGNKVVKNLKTMGMSLKPCTVFTTGKESFEIADDEVEIGLGIHGEPGTHREKMTTANEFTEKLFEKVYAESNAQKGDRFAVLVNGLGETTLIELFIINNHLQDLLKDKGVEVAKTLVGNYMTSLD